One region of Halohasta litchfieldiae genomic DNA includes:
- a CDS encoding DoxX family protein, which produces MATSEIQLRSTIGGFTATGRLHTLSVWFILALRLMIGIAFFQSGLDKVLSGEFSASGYLLNAPASNGSPAADLFAAMGQTTWFVEFVNVAVPWGEVLIGLGVILGAFTRLAAFWGAFMMLLFYLGNWDIAHGYINGDFAYMLVFLSVAAFGAGRILGLDTYIEAYEIGGEPLTERYPWMRYFLG; this is translated from the coding sequence ATGGCTACATCAGAGATACAACTCCGAAGCACTATCGGGGGATTCACCGCGACTGGTCGACTGCACACGCTGAGCGTCTGGTTCATTCTCGCGCTCAGACTCATGATCGGGATCGCCTTTTTCCAGAGCGGTCTCGACAAGGTGCTTTCGGGGGAGTTTAGCGCCTCGGGCTACCTGCTGAACGCCCCGGCATCCAACGGGAGCCCCGCAGCCGACCTGTTTGCCGCAATGGGGCAGACCACATGGTTCGTCGAGTTCGTGAACGTCGCCGTGCCGTGGGGTGAGGTCCTCATTGGTCTCGGCGTGATCCTCGGCGCATTCACCCGACTCGCCGCCTTCTGGGGCGCGTTCATGATGCTGTTGTTCTACCTCGGCAACTGGGACATTGCCCATGGGTACATCAACGGCGACTTCGCCTACATGCTCGTGTTCCTCTCGGTGGCCGCCTTCGGTGCGGGTCGCATCCTCGGCCTCGACACCTACATCGAGGCTTACGAGATCGGTGGCGAACCTCTCACCGAGCGCTATCCGTGGATGCGGTACTTCCTCGGCTGA
- the lonB gene encoding ATP-dependent protease LonB, with translation MSNDTDTDDGPPDSGVNDEKPSTTDDQSVDNGHDDGQQLTEESAGDPVDDQQSADDEPSQPEAVLTDDELFESGPSGGDSRSRANTPSETNDDDDPPSIEELGSDVEVDAPIADDVDKDDLLGGLLIDSTEDVSIPERLVDQVIGQEHARDVIIKAAKQRRHVMMIGSPGTGKSMLAKAMTELLPKEELQDVLIYHNPDDGNKPKVRTVPAGKGEQIVDAHKEEARKRNQMRTFLMWIIIAVVLGYALIIAGQILLGILAAGIIYLAFRYASRGSDAMVPNLLVNNSDTTTAPFRDATGGHAGALLGDVRHDPFQSGGMETPSHDRVEPGAIHKANKGVLFIDEINTLDIRSQQHLMTAIQEGEFSITGQSERSSGAMVQTEPVPTDFIMIAAGNLDAMENMHPALRSRIKGYGYEVYMEDTIEDTPEMRRKYVRFVAQEVANDGRLPQFDDEAIEEIILEARRRAGRKGHLTLKFRDLGGLVRVAGDIARAEDAEFTTRDHVLQAKERSRSIEQQLADEFIERRKDYELQVSDGYQVGRVNGLAVMGEDSGIMLPVMAEVTPSQGPGQVIATGQLKEMAEESVQNVSAIIKKFSDQNLAEKDVHIQFVQTGQSGVDGDSASITVATAVISALEDVGVSQNLAMTGSLSVRGDVLPVGGVTHKIEAAAKAGCKTVIIPKANEQDVMIEDEYREMIEIIPVSHISEVLEVALEGEGEKDSLIARLKSITGSALQDGNVAGPSSPSPQ, from the coding sequence ATGAGTAACGATACGGACACTGACGACGGTCCCCCCGATTCAGGGGTGAACGACGAGAAACCGTCCACCACCGACGACCAGTCGGTCGACAACGGGCACGACGACGGGCAGCAACTCACCGAGGAGTCGGCCGGTGACCCAGTCGACGACCAGCAGTCGGCGGACGATGAGCCATCGCAACCGGAAGCGGTGCTGACCGACGACGAACTGTTCGAGTCAGGACCTTCTGGCGGCGACTCCCGGTCACGCGCGAACACACCGTCGGAGACCAACGACGACGATGACCCACCGTCGATTGAGGAACTCGGCAGCGATGTCGAGGTCGACGCCCCAATCGCCGACGATGTCGACAAAGACGACCTGCTGGGCGGCCTCCTGATCGACTCGACCGAGGACGTGTCGATCCCCGAGCGACTCGTGGATCAGGTCATCGGTCAAGAACACGCCCGCGACGTCATCATCAAAGCGGCCAAACAGCGCCGCCACGTGATGATGATCGGCTCGCCCGGGACCGGCAAATCGATGCTGGCCAAGGCGATGACCGAACTCCTCCCCAAAGAGGAGTTGCAGGACGTCCTGATCTACCACAATCCCGACGACGGCAACAAGCCGAAAGTTCGCACTGTGCCAGCCGGCAAAGGCGAACAGATCGTCGACGCCCACAAGGAAGAAGCCCGCAAGCGAAACCAGATGCGGACCTTCCTGATGTGGATCATCATCGCCGTCGTGTTGGGCTACGCGCTCATCATCGCCGGCCAGATCCTCTTGGGCATCCTAGCAGCCGGGATCATCTATCTCGCCTTCCGCTACGCATCCCGCGGCAGCGACGCGATGGTGCCGAACTTGCTCGTCAACAACTCCGATACCACCACCGCGCCGTTCCGCGACGCAACCGGTGGTCACGCCGGCGCACTGCTGGGCGACGTTCGACACGACCCCTTCCAGTCCGGTGGGATGGAGACACCGAGCCACGACCGCGTTGAGCCCGGTGCCATCCACAAGGCGAACAAGGGTGTGCTGTTCATCGACGAGATCAACACCCTCGACATTCGCTCCCAGCAGCACCTGATGACCGCGATTCAGGAGGGCGAGTTCTCGATCACGGGCCAGTCCGAGCGCTCCTCGGGTGCGATGGTCCAGACCGAGCCCGTCCCGACGGACTTCATCATGATCGCCGCCGGGAACCTCGATGCGATGGAGAACATGCACCCCGCGCTTCGCTCGCGGATCAAGGGGTACGGCTACGAAGTGTACATGGAGGACACCATCGAGGACACCCCCGAGATGCGCCGGAAGTACGTCCGGTTCGTGGCCCAGGAGGTCGCCAACGACGGTCGACTGCCGCAGTTCGACGACGAAGCCATCGAGGAGATCATCCTCGAAGCTCGCCGGCGTGCTGGTCGAAAAGGCCACCTCACGCTCAAGTTCCGTGATCTCGGTGGACTGGTGCGTGTCGCAGGCGACATCGCACGCGCCGAGGACGCCGAGTTCACGACGCGAGACCACGTCCTGCAGGCCAAAGAACGCTCACGGTCGATTGAACAGCAGTTGGCCGACGAGTTCATCGAGCGCCGCAAAGACTACGAGTTGCAGGTCTCGGACGGTTACCAAGTCGGCCGTGTCAACGGCCTCGCCGTGATGGGCGAGGACTCCGGCATCATGCTCCCGGTGATGGCCGAAGTGACGCCATCACAGGGCCCCGGCCAAGTCATCGCGACCGGCCAACTCAAGGAGATGGCCGAGGAATCCGTGCAGAACGTCTCGGCAATCATCAAGAAGTTCTCGGATCAGAACCTCGCCGAGAAGGACGTTCACATCCAGTTCGTCCAGACCGGCCAGTCCGGTGTCGACGGCGATTCGGCGTCGATTACGGTTGCGACGGCGGTCATCTCGGCGCTGGAAGACGTCGGTGTCAGTCAGAATTTGGCGATGACCGGCTCGCTGTCGGTTCGCGGTGACGTGCTACCGGTCGGTGGGGTGACCCACAAGATCGAGGCCGCTGCCAAGGCCGGCTGTAAGACGGTCATCATTCCGAAGGCGAACGAACAGGACGTGATGATCGAAGACGAGTACAGAGAGATGATCGAGATCATCCCTGTCAGTCACATCAGCGAAGTCCTCGAAGTCGCCCTCGAAGGCGAAGGCGAGAAGGATTCGCTGATCGCCCGGCTCAAATCCATTACCGGCTCGGCGCTCCAAGACGGGAACGTCGCCGGTCCATCCAGTCCAAGCCCGCAGTAA
- the trpA gene encoding tryptophan synthase subunit alpha gives MAENEAIAAAFADGPAFIPYLAVGDPSYEASKAYVEALAEGGADIIELGLPFSEPIAEGPTIQNAIVRALKGGMTPSKFFEFVEELDVDVPLVCMTYYNLIYQYGRSRGGEAGPEAFVKRAAEVGISGFVVPDLPAEEADPLREACDKHGLDLVFIVAPTTEGERLEGMMDRVSGYVYVQARLGTTGAKTDVSDQTSQSLARLSEWDVPKAVGFGISSGDQAARIVANGADGIIVGSALVDIVAEGADSDRPVDETAAQLEMKARELADGTHKGAARQSPDVDTV, from the coding sequence ATGGCCGAAAACGAGGCTATCGCCGCGGCGTTTGCCGACGGCCCCGCCTTTATTCCGTATCTCGCAGTTGGCGATCCATCGTATGAGGCCTCCAAAGCGTATGTCGAGGCACTCGCCGAGGGCGGCGCGGATATCATCGAACTCGGGCTTCCCTTTTCGGAGCCCATCGCTGAGGGGCCGACGATCCAGAATGCGATTGTCCGTGCACTGAAAGGCGGGATGACGCCCTCGAAGTTTTTCGAGTTCGTCGAGGAGTTGGATGTCGACGTGCCACTCGTCTGTATGACATATTATAACCTCATTTACCAATACGGTCGCTCCCGTGGCGGTGAGGCCGGTCCCGAAGCCTTTGTCAAGCGGGCCGCCGAGGTCGGGATTTCTGGCTTTGTCGTCCCTGATCTCCCGGCAGAGGAGGCTGACCCGCTCCGTGAGGCGTGTGACAAACACGGACTGGATCTGGTCTTTATTGTCGCTCCGACCACGGAAGGCGAGCGACTCGAAGGGATGATGGACCGCGTTTCGGGCTACGTCTACGTACAGGCGCGACTCGGAACGACCGGCGCGAAAACGGATGTCTCGGACCAGACCTCCCAGAGTTTAGCGCGGCTCTCCGAATGGGACGTCCCGAAAGCGGTCGGCTTCGGGATCTCCTCGGGCGATCAAGCCGCGCGGATCGTCGCCAATGGAGCCGACGGAATTATCGTCGGCTCTGCCTTAGTCGACATCGTCGCGGAGGGAGCCGACTCCGACCGGCCGGTCGACGAGACCGCCGCACAACTCGAAATGAAGGCTCGCGAACTCGCAGACGGCACACACAAGGGTGCGGCGCGTCAGTCGCCGGACGTTGACACCGTCTGA
- the trpB gene encoding tryptophan synthase subunit beta: protein MSTDGKFGDYGGQYVPEALMPAIGELEDAYQRYVLENEDGFMDEFRQRLADFGGRPTPLQHADRLSERYDLDVYLKREDLLHGGAHKLNNALGQVLLAKYMGKDRIIAETGAGQHGTATAMAAAHLDMPCTIYMGERDINRQRPNVFRMKLNGSDVKPVTAGRGTLKEAISETMRDWAASVETTHYVIGSVVGPHPFPAMVRDFQAVISEEAREQAHEKIGGLPDSVIACAGGGSNTMGTFANFVDDESVDLYAVEAGGSSLAVDEEEGVAPNSASLSTGDEGVLHGARTKLLQDTYGQIMESHSISSGLDYAGVGPELAYLVDTDRVTPVTVDDDAALEGFHRLSQTEGIIPALETAHAFGYLEENYEELSGSVVINVSGRGDKDLQSAIEETEAREIPNAPDMSMFSEGI, encoded by the coding sequence ATGAGCACTGACGGCAAATTCGGCGACTACGGCGGACAGTACGTACCCGAGGCACTGATGCCCGCAATCGGGGAGTTAGAGGATGCCTACCAGCGGTATGTGTTGGAGAATGAGGATGGGTTCATGGACGAGTTCCGCCAGCGACTGGCGGATTTCGGCGGTCGACCCACCCCGCTCCAGCACGCGGACCGACTCTCCGAGCGCTACGATCTCGATGTATACCTCAAGCGTGAGGACTTGCTCCACGGTGGGGCACACAAACTCAACAACGCCCTTGGGCAGGTCCTCCTTGCCAAATATATGGGCAAAGACCGGATCATCGCCGAGACCGGCGCGGGCCAACACGGCACCGCGACCGCGATGGCCGCGGCGCATCTGGATATGCCCTGTACCATTTATATGGGCGAACGCGACATCAATCGCCAGCGACCCAACGTGTTCCGGATGAAGCTCAACGGCTCGGACGTCAAACCGGTTACGGCGGGCCGGGGCACGCTCAAGGAAGCGATTTCGGAGACGATGCGCGACTGGGCCGCAAGCGTCGAGACGACCCACTACGTCATCGGATCGGTCGTCGGCCCCCACCCGTTCCCGGCGATGGTTCGGGACTTCCAGGCCGTGATCTCCGAAGAGGCTCGCGAGCAGGCCCACGAGAAGATCGGTGGGCTACCAGACTCAGTCATCGCGTGTGCGGGCGGCGGCTCGAACACGATGGGGACGTTTGCCAACTTCGTCGACGACGAGTCGGTCGACCTCTATGCAGTCGAGGCCGGTGGCTCGTCGCTCGCGGTCGACGAAGAAGAGGGCGTCGCGCCGAACTCCGCGTCGCTTTCGACCGGCGACGAGGGCGTGCTGCATGGTGCGCGCACGAAGCTTCTCCAAGACACCTACGGCCAGATTATGGAGTCTCACAGCATTTCGTCGGGGCTTGATTACGCTGGCGTCGGCCCGGAGTTGGCGTATCTGGTTGATACGGATCGCGTGACGCCCGTCACGGTCGACGACGACGCGGCACTCGAAGGGTTCCACCGACTTTCCCAAACCGAGGGGATTATTCCGGCCCTCGAAACTGCCCACGCCTTTGGGTATCTCGAAGAAAACTACGAGGAGCTTTCGGGCAGCGTGGTCATCAACGTCTCGGGACGCGGCGACAAAGACCTGCAGTCGGCCATTGAGGAAACGGAAGCCCGCGAGATTCCGAATGCGCCGGATATGTCGATGTTCTCGGAGGGGATTTAA
- a CDS encoding CPBP family intramembrane glutamic endopeptidase: MADWATFSGAVGIILVLLLVLARASATELDEAALSEPKSTDSPEVTDEVDGGVSDETLFDTETDASDSERDRFDTEEPVHVEGESVDADEAPITQPAESTRTPDAPPLSTPALLANVVFSQGLFGVLLLAMAWYTQVPARAFGLSSETLTVGAVGTGVAVGVVLYGLNEAAGRVARWQGLSTPSTLREALTPETAAGWAILLVVVLPIIAGFEELLFRGALIGVVHAGFGVSPWLLAVGSSVAFALGHGAQGRLGIVVTGLLSLGLAAAFVLTESLVVVIVAHYVVNAAEFVVHEGPEMA; this comes from the coding sequence ATGGCTGACTGGGCAACATTTTCCGGCGCTGTCGGTATTATTCTCGTGTTGCTACTTGTGTTAGCACGTGCCTCGGCGACTGAGTTGGATGAGGCGGCACTGTCCGAACCGAAGTCGACCGACTCGCCCGAGGTGACAGATGAGGTTGACGGAGGTGTGAGCGACGAGACGCTATTTGATACCGAGACTGACGCAAGCGACAGCGAGCGGGATCGATTCGACACCGAGGAGCCAGTTCATGTCGAGGGTGAGTCAGTCGACGCCGACGAAGCACCGATCACACAACCAGCCGAGTCGACCAGAACGCCGGATGCACCCCCACTGTCGACGCCCGCGCTGTTGGCGAACGTTGTTTTTTCACAGGGACTGTTCGGAGTCCTGCTTCTTGCGATGGCGTGGTATACCCAAGTTCCGGCCCGAGCGTTCGGTCTCTCCTCGGAGACCCTGACAGTCGGAGCAGTCGGTACTGGCGTCGCCGTCGGCGTCGTGTTGTACGGACTCAACGAGGCGGCGGGTAGAGTCGCCCGCTGGCAGGGACTGTCGACGCCGAGCACGCTTCGAGAGGCTCTCACACCGGAGACGGCCGCCGGGTGGGCGATTTTGTTGGTCGTCGTCCTCCCCATTATCGCGGGATTCGAGGAACTGCTATTCCGGGGGGCACTGATCGGCGTCGTCCACGCCGGATTTGGAGTCTCGCCGTGGCTCCTTGCTGTTGGCTCCTCGGTCGCGTTCGCGCTTGGCCATGGTGCACAGGGTCGGCTGGGAATCGTCGTCACCGGGCTGCTCAGTCTCGGGTTGGCGGCTGCCTTCGTACTCACCGAGAGTTTGGTCGTCGTGATCGTGGCGCACTACGTTGTCAACGCTGCGGAGTTCGTCGTCCACGAAGGCCCGGAGATGGCCTAA
- a CDS encoding nicotinamide-nucleotide adenylyltransferase encodes MRGFYIGRFQPYHDGHHHMVEEIADQVDELVLGIGSAGDSHSRRNPFTAGERVMMVTKSVAEFDIPTYVVPIEDLERNSVWVSHVQSMSPAFDVAFSNNPLVIRLFEEAGVEVRQSPMFHREVLEGTELRERMIDGGDWESLVPDPAAAVIRECGGDKRIQQVTDSDGATHTGR; translated from the coding sequence ATGCGAGGGTTCTATATCGGTCGGTTTCAGCCCTATCACGACGGTCACCACCACATGGTCGAGGAGATCGCCGACCAAGTCGACGAACTCGTCCTCGGCATCGGGAGTGCGGGCGATTCCCACAGTCGACGGAACCCGTTTACAGCGGGCGAACGCGTGATGATGGTCACCAAATCGGTCGCCGAGTTCGATATACCGACCTACGTGGTGCCCATCGAGGACCTCGAACGTAACTCGGTGTGGGTGAGCCACGTCCAGAGCATGTCCCCAGCGTTCGATGTCGCCTTCTCCAACAATCCACTCGTGATTCGGCTGTTCGAGGAGGCTGGCGTCGAGGTCCGACAGTCACCGATGTTCCACCGCGAGGTGCTCGAAGGGACCGAACTCAGAGAGCGAATGATTGACGGCGGTGACTGGGAATCGCTGGTCCCCGATCCGGCCGCAGCGGTCATCAGAGAGTGTGGCGGCGACAAACGCATCCAGCAGGTCACCGATTCTGATGGGGCAACTCACACCGGTCGATGA
- a CDS encoding cupin domain-containing protein → MSYHVVDPDSIEPADRADGEFRSIGRTFGLDTLGLNHVTAAPGEQIPLKYHYHDEQEEAFYVIRGELHVDTPDKEYVIDEGDLFIVEPENPHRAFNPSGADSPVEVLAIGAPSVDDVHRYEPETQ, encoded by the coding sequence ATGAGTTATCACGTCGTAGATCCGGATAGCATTGAGCCAGCCGACAGAGCCGACGGTGAGTTTCGGTCGATTGGGCGAACTTTCGGCCTCGACACGCTTGGCCTCAATCACGTGACTGCAGCACCGGGCGAACAGATTCCGCTTAAATACCATTACCACGACGAACAGGAGGAAGCCTTCTACGTAATACGGGGCGAACTACACGTCGACACGCCAGACAAAGAGTACGTCATCGACGAGGGCGACCTGTTCATTGTCGAACCGGAAAATCCCCACCGAGCGTTCAATCCCAGTGGTGCAGACAGCCCTGTTGAGGTGCTCGCCATCGGCGCGCCCTCAGTCGACGACGTCCATCGCTACGAACCAGAGACACAGTAG
- a CDS encoding MGMT family protein — protein MTTAGIFARRFDAIDTVVQLGVASGRAINVSFPEDIPEDAETDHELLDAVEAFLDGDPTAVNEAEIGLTVPTDQRAVLEALDSVSPGSTVTVSGLARIAGLDPSDEGDIATVRDALRNNPLPIFLPDHRVRDGQGATPPQVAAALRRLENDS, from the coding sequence ATGACTACCGCAGGCATCTTTGCACGACGGTTCGATGCTATCGATACCGTGGTGCAACTAGGAGTTGCAAGCGGTCGGGCGATCAACGTCTCGTTTCCGGAAGATATCCCGGAAGACGCTGAGACGGACCACGAACTGCTTGATGCGGTCGAGGCGTTTCTCGACGGCGACCCGACTGCGGTCAACGAGGCCGAGATCGGGCTGACGGTGCCGACCGACCAGCGAGCGGTGCTCGAAGCTCTCGACTCGGTATCACCGGGGTCGACGGTAACCGTCTCAGGACTCGCGCGGATCGCGGGACTCGATCCCAGCGACGAGGGGGATATCGCCACGGTTCGGGACGCGCTCCGCAACAACCCGCTGCCGATCTTTTTGCCGGATCACCGCGTTCGCGACGGGCAGGGCGCAACCCCACCACAGGTCGCCGCGGCGCTGCGTCGACTCGAAAACGACTCTTAG
- a CDS encoding SAM hydrolase/SAM-dependent halogenase family protein yields the protein MITLASDFGSPYPAAMKGVILSRTETELVDISHDLPRQDPRPAAFWLRETVPYFPPAVHLAVVDPGVGTDRRAIVIRVGDHALVAPDNGLLRPVVRRLAEEADSPVISAYEITVDDPASSTFHGRDVFAPAAAEIHEIGVDRLADLDMLSPIDLTSCVDLSFPEPTIEGEIIHGEVLVVDDFGNVITNVPGELLADAEQATVAGVTVPYVDTFDRVDAGEKLLTVGSHGYVECDVNQGRGDEAFGLAAGDAVRIVVDGTTAPE from the coding sequence ATGATTACACTCGCCTCCGATTTCGGATCGCCGTATCCCGCCGCGATGAAGGGCGTGATACTCTCGCGGACAGAGACAGAGTTGGTCGACATTAGTCACGACCTGCCGCGACAGGACCCGCGTCCGGCGGCCTTCTGGCTCCGCGAAACGGTTCCTTATTTTCCACCAGCCGTCCACCTCGCGGTGGTCGATCCGGGTGTCGGTACCGACCGACGAGCAATCGTGATCCGTGTTGGTGACCATGCGCTGGTCGCCCCCGATAACGGTCTGCTTCGGCCGGTCGTCCGTCGACTCGCCGAAGAGGCCGACTCACCGGTGATCTCGGCCTACGAAATCACGGTCGACGATCCGGCCTCGTCGACGTTCCACGGTCGGGACGTGTTTGCGCCGGCAGCCGCCGAGATCCACGAAATCGGCGTCGACCGACTCGCCGACCTCGACATGCTCTCGCCTATCGACCTCACGTCCTGCGTCGACCTCTCATTCCCCGAGCCAACCATCGAGGGCGAGATCATCCACGGCGAGGTCCTCGTTGTCGACGACTTCGGCAACGTGATTACGAACGTTCCGGGCGAGCTGCTCGCAGACGCCGAGCAAGCTACCGTTGCCGGTGTCACCGTGCCGTATGTCGACACGTTCGACCGCGTCGACGCCGGCGAGAAACTGCTTACGGTCGGGAGTCACGGCTACGTCGAGTGCGACGTGAATCAGGGCCGAGGTGACGAGGCGTTCGGACTCGCCGCCGGTGATGCTGTGCGGATCGTAGTCGACGGCACGACAGCCCCCGAGTAG
- the trpC gene encoding indole-3-glycerol phosphate synthase: MNYTADELAPAVRGILDSAAERDGGEGRLTIDPRSLPEAFAAAESEGRVPIIAEVKPTSPTTEGTNRNDPVDLAKAMVEGGAAALSVLTEPDHFGGSVENLERIRAAVDVPVLRKDFLLREAHLDAVESDVILLIARFLGDDLEPMLRAAEDRGFQPLVEVHTEDELDAAVDAGASIIGINNRDLGQLEVDLATFEELAPQVPDDVTLIAESGVSTVEDVQRMGEAGADGLLIGTAIMDGDPQTNTERFTRSETQ; encoded by the coding sequence ATGAACTATACTGCGGATGAGTTGGCACCAGCAGTCCGGGGAATTCTCGATTCGGCCGCCGAGCGAGACGGTGGCGAGGGTCGTCTCACAATCGACCCACGGTCCCTTCCCGAAGCCTTCGCGGCTGCCGAATCTGAGGGGCGCGTGCCGATTATCGCGGAGGTCAAACCGACCAGTCCGACGACTGAGGGAACCAACAGGAACGATCCGGTCGACCTCGCCAAAGCGATGGTCGAGGGTGGGGCCGCTGCACTGTCAGTACTCACCGAACCGGACCATTTCGGCGGCTCAGTCGAGAACCTCGAACGCATTCGGGCGGCGGTCGACGTCCCAGTCCTCCGCAAGGATTTCCTGCTGCGAGAGGCCCACCTCGATGCCGTCGAAAGCGACGTGATCCTCCTGATCGCGCGGTTCCTCGGCGACGACCTCGAACCCATGCTGCGGGCAGCCGAGGATCGTGGCTTCCAGCCACTCGTCGAAGTTCACACAGAGGACGAACTCGATGCGGCAGTCGACGCAGGCGCGTCGATAATCGGGATCAACAACCGGGATCTCGGCCAACTGGAAGTCGACCTCGCAACGTTCGAGGAACTGGCTCCGCAGGTTCCAGACGACGTGACGCTGATCGCGGAGAGTGGTGTGTCGACGGTCGAAGACGTGCAGCGAATGGGTGAGGCAGGGGCCGATGGACTGCTCATCGGAACTGCCATCATGGATGGCGATCCACAGACGAACACTGAGCGGTTTACACGAAGTGAGACACAATGA
- a CDS encoding NAD(P)/FAD-dependent oxidoreductase — translation MHVVVLGAGYAGVTLTRKLEASLPPEATLTLVDESDTHLVQHEVHRVIRRPSITDTIEVPLESLFDRAEIVTGRIEDVDTDTNSVVLDSGETLEYDYAGLCLGAETAFYDLPGIEAHGVPLKSVSDAERVRQQALDAIDSGEQSTFVVGGAGLSGVQVAGELATLAEEEDAADRIDVILLEQLASVAPAFPEAFQQAVADELTERDIEIRTETAVSEATESTIETRHESTGETHSINSNLFVWTGGIGGSAAMAGDRPVVQSDLRLTKSTFALGDAAKIVDADGEAVPASASAAIRSANVAAKNISQLVEWELSDREGFEPRLKQFRFDVPGWIVSVGDGAIAQVGPKVVTGTAAKALKASVGAGYLSSVRAIRQATELVGEELNA, via the coding sequence ATGCATGTCGTTGTCCTCGGTGCTGGCTACGCTGGTGTGACACTTACTCGCAAGCTCGAAGCCTCGTTGCCACCCGAAGCGACGCTCACACTCGTCGACGAAAGCGACACCCACCTCGTCCAACACGAGGTCCACCGCGTCATTCGGCGGCCTTCGATCACCGACACCATCGAGGTCCCATTGGAGTCGCTGTTTGATCGCGCCGAAATCGTCACTGGGCGTATCGAGGACGTCGACACCGACACCAATAGTGTGGTCCTCGACAGTGGCGAGACGCTTGAGTACGACTACGCCGGGCTCTGTCTGGGTGCCGAAACCGCCTTTTATGACCTGCCGGGGATCGAAGCCCACGGTGTGCCACTCAAGTCGGTCAGTGACGCCGAGAGGGTCCGACAGCAGGCCCTCGACGCCATCGACTCCGGCGAGCAGTCGACGTTCGTCGTCGGTGGCGCAGGCCTCTCAGGCGTCCAAGTCGCCGGAGAGTTGGCAACCCTCGCCGAGGAGGAAGACGCAGCCGACCGGATCGACGTAATCCTCCTCGAACAGTTGGCGTCGGTTGCCCCGGCGTTCCCCGAGGCATTTCAGCAGGCGGTTGCCGACGAACTCACTGAGCGAGACATCGAGATTCGAACTGAGACCGCGGTCAGCGAGGCCACCGAGTCGACCATCGAGACTCGCCACGAGTCGACTGGCGAGACACACTCAATCAACTCTAATCTCTTTGTCTGGACCGGCGGCATCGGCGGCTCGGCGGCGATGGCTGGCGATCGCCCGGTCGTCCAAAGTGACCTCCGGCTAACGAAGTCGACGTTCGCACTTGGCGATGCCGCGAAAATTGTCGACGCCGACGGCGAGGCGGTCCCGGCCAGCGCGTCGGCAGCGATTCGGTCGGCCAACGTGGCGGCGAAGAACATTTCCCAACTCGTAGAGTGGGAGCTATCGGACCGTGAGGGGTTCGAACCACGGCTAAAACAGTTCAGATTCGACGTGCCGGGCTGGATCGTCTCGGTCGGCGACGGTGCGATCGCACAGGTCGGCCCGAAGGTCGTGACCGGGACGGCAGCGAAGGCGCTGAAGGCCAGCGTCGGCGCGGGCTATCTGAGTTCGGTACGAGCCATTCGGCAGGCGACGGAGTTGGTGGGCGAGGAGCTCAACGCCTGA